A window from Candidatus Krumholzibacteriota bacterium encodes these proteins:
- the nadA gene encoding quinolinate synthase NadA has product MIKEEILDLKKKKGVSILAHNYQIPEIQDIADHMGDSLALSRRARDLDADIIIFCGVLFMAETAAILSPDKKIIIPDPKAGCPLADMVTPEALRKLKLKHPDAVVVTYVNSTAEVKAETDICCTSANALEVVNSIPKSREIIFGPDRNLGSWVSAQAERDLILWDGYCIVHQMFSADRIRELKKEYPESVVMVHPEVPPEIIKESDVVLGTGGMIRFAGDSDSDTFIVGTETGMVYRLKTIYPGKNFIPAFSGAVCRNMKKITPEKLLLSLKTLGPVVTVPEKIARGARNAIEKMMEIK; this is encoded by the coding sequence ATGATTAAAGAAGAAATTCTCGATCTGAAGAAGAAAAAAGGCGTCAGCATCCTCGCACACAACTATCAGATTCCCGAGATTCAGGACATAGCGGACCATATGGGAGATTCTCTCGCTTTAAGCCGCAGAGCCAGGGATCTTGACGCGGATATTATTATTTTCTGCGGCGTACTGTTTATGGCCGAAACCGCGGCTATTCTGTCGCCGGATAAAAAAATTATTATTCCCGACCCCAAAGCCGGATGCCCTCTCGCGGATATGGTGACGCCTGAAGCCCTCCGGAAACTGAAACTGAAGCATCCCGACGCGGTTGTAGTAACTTATGTTAACTCTACCGCTGAAGTTAAGGCGGAAACCGATATATGCTGCACGTCGGCAAACGCGCTTGAAGTGGTAAATTCAATCCCCAAAAGCAGGGAAATTATTTTCGGACCTGATAGAAATCTCGGCTCCTGGGTTTCCGCGCAGGCGGAACGGGACCTCATCCTCTGGGACGGGTACTGCATAGTTCACCAGATGTTTTCAGCTGACAGAATAAGGGAACTAAAAAAGGAGTATCCGGAATCCGTGGTTATGGTTCATCCCGAGGTTCCGCCCGAAATTATAAAGGAATCAGATGTCGTTCTCGGCACCGGGGGCATGATACGTTTCGCCGGAGACAGCGACTCGGACACATTTATTGTCGGAACGGAAACTGGCATGGTCTACCGGTTGAAAACGATCTACCCCGGCAAGAATTTCATTCCGGCTTTTTCCGGCGCTGTCTGCAGGAACATGAAGAAAATTACACCGGAAAAACTTCTTCTTTCGCTTAAAACCTTAGGGCCTGTCGTTACCGTGCCCGAGAAGATCGCCCGAGGAGCCAGAAACGCTATCGAAAAAATGATGGAAATCAAATAA
- a CDS encoding thioredoxin-like domain-containing protein — MNKRIINYLKPLLIFASVVMLINPGLSMAADSGDQKEVSSESSAGEEFQKVVTAIRSKNRTMEPEQAAEFSEEKLAEFIEKYPDSPEAVQARMGIGQIYLGVGNSKKAIEQFKMTLEGDITLSEDNIKAARWFLSKAYLKNEDFDKAEELLKKIAGEAEGSDEKMLAAARNDLERIETLKKLTVGSPAISFPDTTRDISGENISLKEFKGKVVLLDFWATWCQPCMIEMPNVIKTYNKYHDQGFEIIGISLDKDIDKLKGYIKENDISWRQIFGGYWKAPIAGIYAVNSIPSTFLIGTDGAIIAKNMRGDELEEAVRKGLGKE; from the coding sequence ATGAACAAGAGAATCATAAACTATTTAAAACCACTTCTTATATTTGCCTCGGTAGTTATGTTGATTAATCCGGGTCTATCTATGGCGGCCGATTCCGGGGATCAGAAAGAGGTGAGCTCTGAATCATCAGCCGGGGAAGAATTTCAAAAGGTCGTGACTGCTATAAGGAGTAAAAACCGGACTATGGAGCCTGAGCAGGCGGCGGAGTTTTCAGAAGAAAAGCTCGCTGAGTTTATAGAAAAATATCCCGACAGTCCCGAAGCGGTGCAGGCAAGAATGGGTATAGGGCAGATCTATTTAGGTGTCGGGAATAGCAAAAAGGCTATAGAGCAGTTTAAGATGACATTAGAAGGTGATATAACCCTGTCAGAAGATAATATAAAGGCGGCGCGCTGGTTTTTGTCCAAAGCCTACCTGAAAAACGAGGATTTTGATAAGGCGGAAGAACTTCTAAAAAAAATAGCCGGGGAGGCGGAAGGATCAGATGAAAAAATGCTCGCGGCGGCGCGCAACGACCTGGAGAGAATAGAGACACTTAAAAAACTTACTGTAGGATCTCCCGCTATTTCTTTTCCGGATACAACCAGGGATATTTCCGGCGAAAATATATCGCTGAAGGAGTTTAAGGGAAAAGTGGTTCTTCTTGATTTCTGGGCAACCTGGTGCCAGCCCTGTATGATCGAAATGCCGAATGTAATAAAGACCTATAATAAGTATCACGATCAGGGTTTTGAAATCATAGGTATTTCACTCGACAAAGATATTGATAAGTTAAAGGGGTATATCAAAGAAAATGATATAAGCTGGCGGCAGATATTCGGAGGATATTGGAAGGCTCCGATTGCCGGAATATACGCTGTGAACTCTATTCCATCAACCTTTCTTATAGGAACCGACGGCGCGATAATAGCCAAAAATATGAGGGGAGATGAGCTGGAAGAAGCTGTCAGAAAAGGTTTAGGTAAGGAATAG
- a CDS encoding indolepyruvate oxidoreductase subunit beta, which yields MKNAATNILIVGVGGQGVLLASEILSEVAKSSGLDAKKSEVHGMSQRGGIVTSHVRFGKEVFSPLIPEGEADAVLAFELAEGLRWTGQCKKDGVTIVNNQKIIPTIVSTGNFSYPDAPGEAIKKKNEGARIIDAFKLAKSLGNVRLVNTIMLGVLSQSLDLKEEKWIEVIQRMAPKGTGEINKKAFLAGRELKN from the coding sequence ATGAAAAACGCAGCGACAAATATTCTAATAGTCGGCGTAGGAGGGCAGGGGGTCCTTCTCGCCAGTGAGATCCTGTCCGAAGTAGCTAAATCAAGCGGCCTAGACGCTAAAAAGAGTGAAGTTCACGGGATGTCTCAGCGAGGCGGCATAGTTACCAGCCATGTCCGTTTCGGCAAAGAGGTCTTTTCGCCGCTTATCCCTGAAGGTGAAGCCGACGCTGTTCTCGCGTTTGAACTCGCCGAGGGGCTTCGCTGGACAGGTCAATGTAAAAAAGACGGCGTAACAATCGTCAATAACCAGAAGATCATACCTACAATCGTAAGCACAGGTAACTTCTCATACCCGGACGCCCCTGGAGAAGCAATCAAAAAGAAGAACGAGGGCGCCAGAATTATAGACGCGTTTAAATTGGCAAAAAGCCTCGGCAACGTGAGACTTGTAAACACCATTATGCTCGGCGTCCTCTCGCAATCGCTCGATCTGAAAGAAGAAAAATGGATTGAAGTCATTCAACGAATGGCGCCGAAGGGAACCGGAGAAATCAACAAAAAGGCGTTCTTGGCGGGAAGAGAACTAAAAAACTGA
- the iorA gene encoding indolepyruvate ferredoxin oxidoreductase subunit alpha: protein MEMLLAGNEALARGFYEYGGEFASAYPGTPSTEIMQVMGKFFKDDLYSEWAPNEKVALETAVGASYGGARSIAVMKHVGLNVAADPLMTLSYTGVGAGLIIVSADDPGMHSSQNEQDNRFYGKFASIPVLEPSDSQEAKDFVKDAFEISEKFDTPVLLRLTTRISHSKGVVRIGKRNTVDHPGFERNIEKYVMVPAYAAKRHSIIIDRLSKLKEFAEESSLNKILWNGKNVGVVTGSIAYQHTRDALPEASVLKLGMGYPLPINKIKKFASEVDRLFVVEELEPFYEEQIRAAGIEVEGKKYFTNFLELNVTKVRKGFADAGVLEPDSSSADKKEEPLLPRPPVLCPGCPHRGLMVALRKLKVFTTGDIGCYTLGALPPLSQIDTCLCMGASIGHAMGIEKAGKTSKKAVALLGDSTFLHSGMTSLASAVYNNSSITVIIADNRITAMTGGQDNPATSKTLMGGDTKAINLSDLCGSLGVENVKTVDPYDIDETYNTLKEEIDRDAVSVVITNRPCMLFPRKIKDEPFRIDTDKCIACGVCFSVGCPAISGSGATNDKGKPIPAIDPAMCTGCGICAKVCPSEAIVEDKS from the coding sequence ATGGAAATGCTTCTTGCCGGCAACGAAGCCCTCGCCCGTGGTTTCTACGAATATGGAGGGGAGTTTGCCTCGGCTTATCCGGGAACTCCCAGTACCGAGATCATGCAGGTAATGGGCAAATTCTTCAAGGACGATCTTTATTCAGAGTGGGCGCCCAACGAAAAGGTGGCGCTTGAAACCGCAGTTGGAGCGAGTTATGGGGGTGCAAGGTCAATAGCCGTAATGAAACATGTCGGCCTTAATGTGGCCGCGGACCCTCTGATGACTTTATCCTATACAGGTGTCGGCGCGGGGCTGATTATAGTCAGCGCGGATGATCCGGGCATGCATTCGTCTCAGAACGAACAGGATAACCGGTTTTATGGAAAATTCGCTTCTATCCCCGTGCTTGAACCCTCTGACAGCCAGGAAGCAAAAGATTTCGTCAAGGACGCTTTTGAAATTAGCGAAAAATTCGACACACCCGTTCTTCTAAGATTAACCACCAGAATATCTCATTCCAAAGGAGTAGTCCGGATAGGCAAAAGGAACACAGTGGACCACCCGGGGTTCGAACGCAACATTGAAAAATATGTGATGGTTCCCGCGTACGCCGCTAAACGCCATTCCATAATCATCGACAGACTCAGTAAATTGAAAGAATTCGCTGAAGAAAGCAGCCTTAACAAAATATTATGGAACGGTAAAAATGTGGGCGTTGTCACGGGCAGCATTGCTTATCAGCATACCAGAGACGCCCTTCCCGAAGCCAGTGTGCTTAAACTGGGTATGGGATACCCCCTTCCAATAAACAAGATAAAAAAATTCGCCTCTGAAGTGGACCGCCTCTTTGTAGTCGAAGAACTTGAACCATTCTATGAAGAGCAGATAAGGGCCGCTGGCATCGAGGTTGAGGGAAAAAAGTATTTCACAAATTTTCTCGAACTCAATGTAACCAAGGTAAGAAAGGGATTTGCCGACGCGGGTGTGCTCGAACCCGACTCATCTTCTGCTGACAAAAAAGAAGAGCCTCTGCTTCCCAGGCCCCCCGTACTTTGCCCCGGCTGTCCTCACAGAGGTTTGATGGTGGCGCTTCGTAAGCTGAAGGTGTTCACGACCGGCGATATCGGATGCTACACTCTCGGGGCACTTCCCCCGCTGAGCCAAATCGATACATGCCTGTGCATGGGAGCATCCATAGGCCACGCTATGGGCATTGAAAAAGCCGGCAAAACCAGCAAGAAGGCCGTCGCTCTCCTCGGAGACAGCACTTTTCTTCACAGTGGAATGACCTCTCTCGCGAGCGCCGTATACAACAATTCTTCAATTACTGTAATCATTGCCGACAACAGGATAACCGCGATGACCGGCGGGCAGGATAACCCGGCAACATCTAAAACTCTAATGGGCGGCGATACTAAAGCAATCAACCTATCTGATCTTTGCGGGTCCCTCGGCGTCGAGAATGTAAAGACCGTGGATCCATACGATATAGATGAAACTTACAATACTCTAAAAGAGGAAATAGACCGGGATGCTGTCTCAGTTGTCATCACCAACAGACCCTGCATGCTGTTTCCGCGAAAAATAAAAGACGAGCCCTTCAGGATTGACACTGACAAATGTATAGCCTGCGGAGTCTGCTTTAGTGTGGGATGCCCCGCTATATCCGGTTCCGGCGCGACAAACGACAAGGGTAAGCCCATTCCGGCAATTGATCCGGCGATGTGCACGGGCTGCGGGATTTGCGCGAAAGTCTGTCCCTCCGAAGCAATCGTTGAGGACAAATCATAA
- a CDS encoding HD domain-containing protein, which yields MSLLSAEDKRNRNDNYTETIGTTAYAGNYANAGRYTNTKSQFAMNLAKVNKELWIILSLIFLAGLMNYAVTSNRIVLSFYFLPTLFAAYVYGRRHSVLTAFASTLVIFLLSYLKPDLFSRNFSSQLPGGHWYDLSLWAALLIVTSYAMGTLYERHERRLRELNQAYHGIMHILRQFISKDKYTENHCYRVSVYAAKIAAQMGLPREKIEDVRAASLLHDLGKLEVSRSILYKASRLTQEEQREVKSHADRGAAILNTVEGPLSRIIPIILAHHDKFDGSGYHETHGKDIPLEARIIAVADVYDALTSDRPYRKAMSPFDAKENIARAKGTEFDPDVVEAFLSIFSMGEMEVPEVMV from the coding sequence ATGTCTCTTTTATCAGCTGAAGACAAGCGGAACAGGAACGATAATTATACTGAAACGATTGGAACAACAGCCTATGCAGGAAATTACGCCAACGCGGGAAGGTACACTAATACAAAATCTCAGTTTGCAATGAATCTGGCAAAAGTAAACAAAGAATTGTGGATTATCCTCTCCCTGATATTTTTGGCCGGACTGATGAATTACGCGGTTACCTCCAACCGCATTGTTCTGAGTTTTTATTTCCTTCCGACACTTTTTGCCGCTTATGTATACGGAAGACGGCACTCCGTGCTGACAGCTTTTGCAAGCACCCTTGTTATATTCCTCCTCTCTTACTTAAAACCTGATTTATTCAGCCGGAATTTCTCATCTCAACTCCCGGGAGGACATTGGTACGACCTCTCCCTTTGGGCCGCCTTACTTATTGTCACCTCCTACGCCATGGGCACTCTGTATGAACGCCACGAACGGCGGCTGCGGGAACTTAACCAGGCGTATCATGGAATTATGCACATCCTGCGGCAATTTATCTCCAAAGACAAGTATACTGAAAATCACTGCTACCGCGTCTCGGTATATGCGGCTAAAATTGCTGCTCAGATGGGGCTGCCGCGTGAAAAGATAGAAGATGTCCGCGCGGCCTCCCTCCTTCACGACCTTGGAAAACTCGAGGTCAGTCGCTCAATATTATACAAGGCTTCCCGGCTGACACAGGAAGAGCAGCGGGAGGTTAAAAGTCACGCCGACAGGGGCGCCGCTATACTGAATACCGTTGAGGGGCCGCTTTCTAGAATCATCCCGATAATTCTAGCCCACCACGACAAATTCGACGGTTCGGGATATCACGAGACACATGGAAAAGATATACCCCTGGAGGCGCGTATCATAGCGGTTGCCGACGTATATGACGCCCTTACAAGCGACCGCCCTTACCGTAAGGCGATGTCTCCTTTTGATGCTAAAGAAAACATTGCCAGAGCCAAGGGGACTGAATTCGACCCTGATGTTGTCGAGGCTTTTCTGAGTATTTTCAGTATGGGGGAGATGGAGGTTCCCGAAGTTATGGTTTGA
- a CDS encoding thioredoxin domain-containing protein — protein MDITGFIRRLLGLEVKPGEPEKLSDASFDEVIKEDGSLCFVHFYTLCSASCQVMGGLLNEIGPNYIGKANFYKMDIRDNPYTPQRFNITGVPAVVVFKDGKPVETLTRLTPLNQLKEWIEKNIQNLNSVDS, from the coding sequence ATGGATATCACGGGCTTTATAAGAAGACTGCTGGGCCTCGAAGTAAAACCGGGAGAACCGGAAAAATTAAGTGACGCTTCATTCGATGAAGTAATAAAAGAAGATGGCAGCCTGTGTTTTGTACATTTCTACACGCTCTGTAGCGCTTCATGTCAGGTAATGGGGGGGTTGCTGAACGAAATCGGGCCGAACTACATAGGAAAGGCAAATTTCTACAAGATGGATATAAGAGATAATCCCTATACCCCTCAGAGATTTAATATTACTGGTGTTCCCGCAGTCGTTGTCTTCAAAGACGGAAAACCTGTCGAGACGCTTACAAGGCTGACGCCGCTCAATCAGCTGAAAGAATGGATTGAAAAGAATATACAGAATCTGAATTCTGTTGATTCTTAA
- a CDS encoding aldo/keto reductase: protein MEKRKLGNTDIMACPVGFGGIPIQRLSFGEAERVLARAVERGMNFFDTARGYTDSERKMGQALKPHRDKIYLVSKAMSRDFRGMTLELETSLRNLQTDTIDLYQLHSVGSEKILERITGERGALEALVKAREAGKIRWIGITGHSRPVLLKAVKTGLFDTVQFPFNPIETEWEEEVIPAAKEKGVGIIGMKPVAGGAIKNVSASIRFTLSKGVDVSIPGMDSIDQVDENALAGETPGKITDAEFDKLEEEKKLWEGEFCRRCGYCMPCPEGLNIPFLLLIEAYYSRYDLKDWALSRLKKLEKNYDDCIACGQCLEKCPYDLPIPELLSRASEIVL, encoded by the coding sequence ATGGAAAAACGGAAACTCGGCAATACGGATATTATGGCATGCCCCGTAGGTTTCGGGGGCATTCCCATACAACGGCTTTCATTCGGCGAAGCTGAAAGGGTCCTCGCCCGCGCGGTTGAAAGAGGAATGAACTTCTTTGATACCGCCCGCGGCTACACAGACAGCGAGAGAAAAATGGGTCAAGCCCTTAAACCCCACAGGGATAAAATCTATCTTGTAAGTAAGGCCATGTCCCGCGACTTCAGGGGCATGACCCTTGAGCTTGAAACCAGTCTTCGAAATCTTCAGACAGACACTATCGACCTTTACCAGCTGCACTCTGTGGGCAGTGAAAAAATCCTGGAAAGGATCACGGGTGAACGCGGAGCCCTTGAAGCTCTCGTCAAGGCACGCGAAGCCGGCAAAATCCGCTGGATCGGCATAACCGGACATTCCCGTCCGGTTCTATTAAAAGCGGTCAAAACCGGCCTCTTCGATACGGTGCAATTTCCCTTCAACCCGATCGAGACCGAATGGGAAGAAGAAGTCATACCAGCGGCAAAAGAAAAGGGCGTGGGAATAATAGGCATGAAACCGGTCGCCGGCGGCGCCATAAAAAACGTCTCCGCTTCCATAAGGTTTACACTTTCGAAGGGGGTGGATGTTTCCATACCGGGGATGGATTCAATAGACCAAGTCGACGAAAACGCTCTTGCCGGTGAAACTCCCGGCAAAATAACAGACGCCGAATTCGACAAGCTTGAAGAAGAGAAAAAACTCTGGGAAGGCGAGTTCTGCCGTCGCTGCGGCTACTGCATGCCCTGCCCGGAAGGCCTTAACATACCATTTCTGCTTCTCATAGAAGCTTACTACAGCCGTTACGATTTAAAAGATTGGGCGCTTTCCAGATTAAAAAAGCTGGAAAAGAATTATGACGATTGTATTGCATGCGGCCAATGCCTTGAAAAATGCCCTTACGATCTTCCCATTCCCGAGCTCTTGAGCAGAGCTTCGGAAATAGTCCTCTAA
- the citD gene encoding citrate lyase acyl carrier protein → MNRIMKTLTGREGKKNDLLVKMEAKKSGSVSVSIESKVMSMYGDQIEATVRETLKTLGVKHCRVEVSDNGAFDYVIQARVEAAARRLYDIEEPGCLPERKVPRRKPGKERLRRTRLYMPGNNPSLMYNGGIFGADCVILDLEDSVAPAQKDAARILVRNTLLSVDFGEAEKIVRINPLSSRYGRCDIETVLPAGPDTILIPKSENARDIRDVEEITGEIEQREGLKNKTFLMPLIETAAGVLSAREIAEASGRVVALCFGAEDFTADMGVSRTRSGKESFVARSLLVIGARAAGVQAIDTVFSDIKDTEGLIESAREAKDLGFAGKGVIHPSQIEPVHDVFAPGIEEIEYARKVVSAIDEAREKGSGVATIGRKMIDAPIEKRARKVLSIAETLGLIDKTG, encoded by the coding sequence ATGAATAGAATAATGAAGACGCTTACAGGAAGAGAGGGCAAGAAGAATGACCTTCTCGTTAAGATGGAAGCCAAAAAAAGCGGCAGCGTTAGCGTAAGTATAGAGAGTAAGGTCATGAGTATGTACGGTGACCAGATAGAAGCGACCGTCAGAGAGACCTTGAAGACCCTTGGAGTTAAACACTGCCGCGTTGAAGTAAGTGACAACGGGGCTTTTGATTATGTTATTCAAGCACGCGTGGAAGCAGCCGCGAGAAGATTGTATGATATTGAAGAGCCGGGATGTTTGCCTGAAAGGAAAGTGCCTCGGAGGAAACCCGGGAAAGAAAGACTCAGAAGAACCCGCCTCTATATGCCCGGAAACAACCCTTCCCTGATGTATAACGGGGGTATTTTCGGAGCCGATTGTGTGATACTTGATCTTGAAGACTCCGTTGCTCCAGCTCAGAAAGATGCCGCGAGAATTCTGGTAAGAAACACTCTGCTGTCGGTTGATTTCGGAGAAGCAGAAAAGATCGTGAGAATAAACCCGCTTTCGAGCCGGTACGGGAGATGCGATATTGAGACGGTTTTGCCTGCCGGGCCGGACACGATACTTATACCAAAATCGGAGAATGCGCGCGACATAAGGGATGTCGAGGAGATTACAGGGGAAATCGAGCAAAGGGAGGGTCTAAAAAATAAAACATTTCTTATGCCGCTCATTGAGACAGCCGCGGGTGTTTTAAGCGCGCGTGAGATAGCTGAGGCAAGCGGCAGGGTTGTCGCCCTTTGTTTTGGAGCCGAGGATTTTACGGCCGATATGGGTGTGAGCCGGACACGAAGCGGCAAAGAAAGCTTTGTGGCTCGAAGCCTGCTGGTTATTGGAGCAAGAGCGGCGGGGGTGCAGGCTATTGACACGGTATTCTCTGATATTAAAGACACTGAAGGTTTAATAGAAAGTGCTCGTGAGGCGAAAGACCTGGGGTTTGCGGGAAAGGGAGTCATTCATCCTTCTCAGATTGAACCCGTACATGATGTTTTCGCCCCCGGGATTGAAGAGATTGAATACGCCAGGAAAGTCGTTTCCGCTATTGACGAGGCGCGGGAAAAGGGAAGTGGAGTTGCTACTATAGGGAGGAAAATGATCGATGCTCCCATTGAAAAAAGAGCCAGGAAGGTTCTAAGTATCGCGGAGACTCTCGGTCTGATCGATAAAACAGGGTGA
- the citF gene encoding citrate lyase subunit alpha has translation MKMIRNAAGRMVPDEIDGKKLKPFKGAHEDHGGGRKIGPPIRAIADYKTKIRSSLDEAIDDCNLKNGMTVSFHHHLRNGDHLGNMVVDKLAERGLKDMVVAPSALFPVHEPIVKHIENGVVSHIEGSMNGPVGKACSLGKMNKTCVLRSHGGRYRAIQDGDLHIDAAFIAAPVADPHGNASGRGGPSACGVLGYSLADSLYADNVIVVTDNLVPFPNYPWTIRGGNVDHVCQVENLGDPEKILSGTTRLTRSPTRLLIAQYAARVIEDTGIMNEPEFSFQAGAGGISLAFLKYLAEIMRKQGVKADFARGGSTKFMVDMLQEGLIDYILDLQCFDIPAVESVIKNPRHIESDPFTSYNYHTKGNLATRAKAAVLGATEVDLDFNVNVNTHSDGWLLHGTGGFTDVCDSGCTIITVPLLRGRVSSIVDSVTTVTSPGELIDVIVTERGIAVNPKRKDLIENLKGSDLPLKPIEELRQMAVDIAGTPKKPEYEDRIVPLIEYRDGTIIDTVKQLKL, from the coding sequence ATGAAAATGATTCGAAACGCCGCGGGAAGAATGGTCCCGGATGAAATTGACGGGAAGAAGCTCAAACCCTTTAAAGGGGCGCACGAAGATCACGGCGGCGGAAGGAAAATAGGACCGCCTATAAGAGCGATTGCCGACTATAAGACAAAAATCCGATCCTCTCTGGATGAGGCGATTGATGACTGTAACCTGAAGAACGGTATGACGGTGTCGTTTCATCATCATCTGAGAAACGGAGATCACCTCGGCAACATGGTTGTTGACAAGCTCGCCGAAAGGGGCTTGAAAGATATGGTTGTGGCTCCTTCGGCGCTCTTCCCTGTTCATGAACCGATTGTAAAACATATAGAAAACGGAGTTGTCTCACATATTGAAGGGTCGATGAACGGCCCGGTGGGAAAGGCTTGCTCTCTTGGAAAGATGAACAAAACTTGTGTGCTTCGTTCTCACGGGGGTCGTTACAGGGCGATACAGGATGGGGATTTACATATAGACGCGGCGTTCATAGCGGCGCCGGTCGCCGATCCCCACGGTAACGCGAGCGGGCGGGGCGGGCCGTCAGCGTGCGGTGTTCTGGGGTATTCGCTTGCCGATTCACTTTACGCGGATAATGTTATTGTTGTAACAGACAACCTTGTTCCTTTCCCCAATTATCCATGGACAATAAGGGGCGGCAACGTGGATCATGTCTGCCAGGTGGAAAATCTGGGTGACCCTGAAAAGATACTGTCCGGAACCACGAGATTAACACGAAGCCCTACACGGCTCCTGATTGCCCAATACGCGGCGAGAGTTATCGAAGATACGGGGATTATGAATGAACCGGAATTTTCTTTCCAGGCGGGAGCGGGGGGAATTTCCCTGGCATTTTTAAAATATTTGGCTGAAATTATGAGGAAGCAGGGCGTTAAGGCTGATTTCGCGAGAGGCGGATCGACAAAATTCATGGTGGATATGCTTCAAGAGGGGCTTATAGATTATATTCTTGACCTTCAGTGTTTCGATATACCCGCTGTCGAGTCGGTTATAAAAAACCCCAGGCATATTGAATCGGATCCCTTTACATCATACAATTATCACACAAAGGGTAATCTGGCCACGCGGGCGAAAGCAGCTGTTCTCGGCGCGACTGAAGTCGACCTGGATTTTAACGTTAATGTGAACACCCATTCCGACGGATGGCTGCTTCACGGAACAGGCGGCTTCACCGATGTCTGTGACAGCGGCTGTACGATTATTACCGTGCCTCTTTTGAGGGGGCGGGTCTCCTCTATAGTCGACAGTGTTACAACTGTAACGTCACCCGGAGAACTAATTGATGTAATCGTTACAGAACGGGGAATCGCAGTTAATCCGAAGAGGAAGGACCTCATAGAAAATCTAAAAGGAAGCGATCTTCCGTTAAAACCGATTGAAGAATTAAGGCAAATGGCGGTCGATATTGCCGGTACGCCGAAGAAACCGGAGTATGAAGACAGAATTGTGCCTCTTATAGAATATCGCGACGGAACAATTATAGATACCGTGAAGCAGTTGAAACTATAG